The DNA segment AACCTGGTAAATGTACTACATTTATATCGGGCTTCTCCAGTCTAATCGACCACATtcatccactcacacacacattaatgcagCACGTTTTCTATTGCACATCATTCACaactgtcaggggcaatttgtggTTAGCACTATACAGCACTACTTTTATACGAGCCAATAGTCCTCTTTATAGCCATAATCCATGCAAAGCCTATGTATatacattgtgctgcagtagcagctcctctgcaaaacatattgttgaactgagaagcgaaatattgtgcattgagcaaatgctgtaaatatgaattgatattaatgtgaatattgtacATTGAaaagataaagttgcataacggcatttctttgtgtatatttatgcttcgtacattcagccttttacagagattgcaaaaataataaatattacattttaacatttcatttagctaTAAATATGACCCATGTAAGTGGGGTTTTGGGAAGATATCAGGGTTGTAGATCTCGacttacgtttggaattaaaaagtgatatTATTCTTGGAAAGGTTTGTGAGCACTGCTCTATGTGGTGTCTTTAAGCTCCAGCTGTTGCTGCACACTGACGTCATTGTtactgttgtttcttttcagcCTCGCTGCTAAGTTTTTTGCAATGAATCCTTTTGAGCCTTGGACGACCCCCGACAAAATCGACAGGGTAAGAAAACCACGACTTTGCACTGTCGAGCTTCTACTTACATTATTGATATTTCTGCTTATTCCAGTTAAAAGAAACCTCACGGCCTAATTCTCTGCTgcactttttttcttccagtttcacataACAGACATGAAGTACCCAGGACTTCCTGGTCTGGAGGATCTCGGGATCACACCTTCCACCGTAGAACAAAAGGCGATCGAGATTCTGCGTCGCCATCGCCGATTCCGTTACCTGGAGGCGGACCTGGACGACGCGAAGCCAGCCAAGCCTGTCAACTATTAAACCTGATGAGAAATGTCACTCTCGCTCCGGCAGTCAGAGGATACCTCTGCTATTGTCAGTAACATATATTctgtacataaataaaaaattatccTTTCAGGGTTTCCTTGATTTGACTGTTTTTCATGTGTTCATTGTGATTGTTGTCATTAGACGTGATGTTACAATGACAGAGTCTCTGAAGAGAATTCACcaccatcaatcaatcaaatttgatttgtatagcccatattcacaaatcacaatttgtctcatagggctttaacaaggtgtgacatcctctgttcttaaccctcaacaagagtaagagtaaaaactacaaacaaaaaacccttttaacagggtgaacgtagaaacctcagagagccacgtgtgaggatccctctcccaggacggacacgTGTAAcgagaacatcagaaagatgagggtatttgcagcatagattagaataaacagtttgtagcataatggaaggtcaatgaattgatggattattgtcagtaatgctAGAGTATCAGAGAAGAAATATTGcatatcaagcagtcttgttgtgatcctagtccacggtcagcagccaccacgatcagatGCCACCACGATACAGGAGCCACGATGTTTTGATGCCTGACTAtgatttaaatatacaaatttgCGGTTCACACATGTGACACGATTGATCTATGTTCCTCCTGTGAACTCTATGAATCCGTCTCGCTCAGAGGCCGATttgcatgatgggagttgtaggATCCAGTGGTTTTTGGGACCAGCACCACAGGTGATTTTCCTCCAGCACTGATCAGAGTCACCTGCTCCTCATCAGAGACCCGGAGCGTGTCGGTGTCTGTGTCGGTGTGTCTGTGAGCCGCTCGGGCTAAGTGAGGTGCTATCCGGGCGTCGGTGCGTCAGGATGAGGGCAGCGTGGATCAACCGGCCTGCTCTCTTACTGGCGGGGATCGCACTGGTCTTCAACGTGGGCATGTTTCTGAAAGAAGGGACCTACCCCGAGCTGGACGCGACCCGAGGGACCAAGAGCCTGTCTGAGCTGGACACCAGACTCAGCAACATGTGTGAGTGCAAACTACTGCTTCAGATTCATGACACATTAAGTTCTTCACTGAAGCTTACTTATATACAACCTGCCATATGCTTAATAAGTAGAGGAGCAGCCACTTAAAACATCAGATTTGTCAATgaaaaagcaatttaaaaatgttaagtttATGTCACTCAACATAAATTCgaaaaaattgaaatgtaaaaaatacgTGTGTGTGATATGGTAGAAACCAGAAAATAGCCACACCCAtataacaaaaagaaataaaataccaACACACAAAATCTTCAGTGCAGGTTACACGTTagtttaaaagataaataaagagatAGATGTCGTTATCAAGCATCGCGACAAAACGTTATCGAGAGTTGAGGATTTGTACAGTTGAACCATAAACGTTTGTATAAATAACTctatataaaaaagaaaacacaaatatgaccaattgtatagaaatatatattttatatatacattaaataaagaaacatcaATGCACgtcttttctgcttttgtttattgggtaaaataaaagttgtcaTACCTGCAAATATACACAGATACTgggaaaggctcatatcagctgTTTTTTATCAGACTGCCAAGAAACTTGTTGGGCTCTGATTTCtataatgttttctttatgtattttaatctaAAATGTTCATGCTGTTCGGAGTGCCATTgctatttggttgtgttgtctGCAGCagtacaatgacaataaataaaatgccatATTAAAATCTAGTGGAAGAATGTGCTGCTGCTAACTTAACCCTGGCaacatataaaatattataatgtgATACAGAATAAATCAAGGGAAGATGCACACGTGAATCTCAATGGAAATACTACATTTGATTTCATAAATTGGCAAATAACGCACCACATGTTGTCTTTTACATGTTAAAATGTCCATGTCTAGtattataaaaaaagataatgtcTCCGGCTCATTCTGCCTTTTCATCCTCAATCTCTCAAATCTGTCAAGACAAAATGCTGGAAGATTTTGGACTAAAGCAGGACGCCATGCTGAAAATGCTGGAAAACGACAGAAACAGATCCGGAAAAGCTGTGGAGGCCAAACAGCAGCCGCAAGGCCAGAAACAGCCTGAGCAGAAGGAGCAGCCTGAGCAGAAAGAGCAGCCTGAGACAAAGATCCAAAAGGCCCCCGGAGCGGTAAAGTACAAAAAACTGTTTCCTGACTCTGCCCTGTTCAAGCAGTGGGGGGAGAATCTGTCTGAGGACGAGCAGCGAGAGGCAGAGGATCTGTTTCAGAAGTACGGATACAACGCTTTCCTCAGCGATCGCCTTCCTCTGGACCGAGTTCTTCAAGACACCAGGGATCCGAGGTACCACtgtcctctcctgctctttccaCACATGCTGCATTTCTTTGAGCACATTATCCAGCGGTGCATCAGTGTTTTTCCACATGTGCCTGACCAACCATCCACCGATCACTAACTACTGTTCAGCAACATTTGAAGTCAGTGGTGCGATGCCACGTCAGACTTTCTGCATTTACACAACTTTCTAATGCAAACAGTAGTTGACAGTTGTTTTGAGTTTAAAGTCCCCGTCTCTGATCAGGTGTGTGAAGAAGACTTATGCCAAAGACCTGCCGAGTCTGGGAGTGGTGCTGATCTACCTGAACGAAGCGCTGTCTGTGATCAAACGAGCGCTGCGCAGCATCATCGACCGCACCCCCGAGAACATACTGAAGGAGATAATACTGGTGGACGACAGCAGCTCTCATGGTTGGTTGGTTACAAACTAAAACTTCTATTCAGATACAGTCACAACATTGAATTTCACAGAAGTAGTATTTATTGTAGTGAAATGTTTACTATAGCTTGTGAAGGTGTGAGGGACCGTGTGTGTGATCAGAACTGTGACTCCTCCTCCGTGTATAAAACATTTTGCTGCTCTGCATTCTAGAAAAACGTCGTGGAAACTGTTACCTGAGTCGTGTCTAAACCTGCGAGACCAAAAACTATCTGTCGAGCCCTGTTCTCCCGTGATCTCAATACATGCCAACATTCTCCTCCTCAATCCAGAGGACCTGAAGGGCGACCTTGACCAGCACGTGGAGTCACTGGAGAGGGAGAACCCAACTCTTCTCATCACTCGAGTGAGGCACAGCGCGCAGCGAGGGCTCGCCTACGCCCGAGTGTCTGGGTGGGGAGCTGCCACTGCTGACGTGGTGGCCATCCTGGACGCACACATCGAGGTCCATGAGATGTGGTGAGAAAGGGGCTGAAATGCtgttgagcttttatttttgtttcaagcACTGACAATAATATAAAGTATAGTTCGGTATAGATGGATCATCTTCATGATCGCGAGGTACAATTTGGCTTACGACCCCAATGCACACGGTacagataataaaaatgatcaaaattaAAGGTACAGgacaagaaaacaaagacatacAGTGGGAGTCTTCACTTTGAAACTTcgatgaaatataaaaacacaaaacgtCTGCTGATCcttgttaaaatgtgtaaaatatacaGTCATCACTCTCAATTATTCTTTAAAAGACGAGGACCAACTGATGCGCACCTACTGTGCGGAGCTTTAAATTAAGGAAGtgtgtctctcctccacagGGCCGAACCCCTGCTCACTCAAATCAAAGCCGACCGTACAGTGGTGGTGTCGCCCGTGTTTGACAAAGTCAACTTCCATGACCTCAAGGTCATTCAGTACCATCCATCAGCGCACGCCTTCGACTGGACTCTGTGGTGCATGTACGAAAGATTTAGGCCCGAGTATTACAAGCTCAATGACAGCTCACTGCCCGGGAAGTAAGTTCAAGTGACACCAATCAATATTTGTTCTAAATGAATATGTTCTTATTAATTGCATCTTGTACAGTCGTGGTGCATTGtgtaaaagatgtttttaaaggaCCCAGTAGTTACCGTTTTCATCTTTCTCTGGAGGAGTCCATCCGTAATGGGAATCCTAGTCGCTGATCGGACGTTTCTTGGGGAGATCGGAGTCCTCGATGACGGAATGAAAGTGTACGGTGGGGAAAATGTTGAGCTGGGAATTCGTGTGAGTAAACTTCACCTATCTCATATTAAATCCTACATCTGGTGACACATGCCCAGTTGCAGCAAGACAGAACACAATAGTTGCAGGATAAAGTGATTtgagtttgtaaaaaaaagctgTCAACCGTTTCTGATAAAGCCTTTAAACCGATTGAATGGAGCTTCCTGGATGAAGTTAAgtgcacttttgttttgtttgtttgctcatAAAGGTGTGGACGTGTGGAGGCAGTGTTGAAGTGGTGCCTTGCTCCAAGATCGCCCACATCGAGAGGAACCACAAGCCCTACATGCTCAACCTGAGTCCAGCCATGAAGAGAAACACACTGAGGGTAGCAGAAATCTGGATGGATGAATACAAACACAACGTCAACTTGGCCTGGAACTTGCCATTTAAGGTGCATCAACATACAGTCGAGAAGTGAAGCCCTGTTTGTGGCACTGAAAATATTTGTAGTTATTTGTCCACTGAATGTCTTCAAGTGCTTAAATGACGGGGGAATGATTTTAAATGTCTATAATCACAATATCACAAACGATGCCCAGTTCTTTGCCTCTGCAGAATCACGGATTTGACATTGGGGACgtgtctgagaggaaaaaactCCGAGAGAGGTTGGGCTGCAAACCTTTCAAATGGTACCTGGAGAACGTGTATCCCGAGTTGGATCCCTGGGATAACATACTGGCCTATGGAGGAGTAAGCTTAGTTTCATTCATTGCTCAGTAGGTGGCAGCACAGTATCAGATATCATCCTGTGTGCTTTCATGACTAAACTCACGTTTGATAAAGTTGCACAAATTCCTTCGCTGACAGATGAAGAATCTCGACGCCAACATGTGCTTGGACCAAGGCCCAGTGCCGGGTCACAGACCCATCGCCTTCCACTGCCACTATTATGGACCCCAAGTAATCCAACTCTAGTCCTTCTGTCGTCTTTGTCTTATTTAACCGTCCGTCCTGCTTTCTGaccagtttgtcttttttagttCACGTATTACCGCACGACTGGTGAGCTCTACATCGGTGGCATCAAGTCCCACAAGTACGATGACAACCAGTGTTTAACCGATGTCGGCGAAACAGAAACCGAGCCTGGACTTTACGACTGCAAGGAGGCCATTCAGAAAGGAATGGGGATATACTGGGACTTCAATCAGGTACAACAACATAAACCATCATCAGAACACGTGTATGAACGTCATGGAAGATGTTGcaaaaggcccaacagtccccttaaatccatTCAAGCTGCAGCACATTGCACAAACTGaaagatatcagtcccctaaatctTTTTCTTCAAGATTCATAGATTATTTCCTGGTAAATTAAGGAAAATCTTGCAGTTTTGAAGAAAGTAGAAAAAACACTATCTTGGATCCAGCCCTTTATGTGGATCTGTGTCACAATGTAATGGCTTCTGTCTCGGCCCATGTctcatcctcccaccaagtttcatagattggtaggttttgtgtaatcctgctcacaaacaatcGGAtgggggtgaaaacacaacacgcTGATCACTACATCACTGTTCTGTCTTCCAGGGCAAAGAGCTgaagaacagacagacaaaaagaTGCCTGGAGATTAAAGATGCCAAACTTCTAATACAGGAATGCTCTGGTCAAAGATGGAAAGTCCAAAGCATAATCAAAGccttttaaaaagtgtgtgtgtgtgtgtgtgtgtgtgtgtgtgtgtgtgtgtgtgtgtgtgtgtgtgtgtgtgtgtgtgtgtgtgtgtgtgtgtgtgtgtgtgtgtgtgtgtgtgtgtgtgtgtgtgtgtgtgggggggccaACAAGAGGTGACggaaataataatgtgtaaaatataaaaaacaaagtttaagaAATGTGACTGTGATTTAAATTGTGTCTTATCCCCATTTTGTAAATCTTAAGAGTTATGAATTGACTTTACCCTGTAGATTTGTTTTACATCTTGTGTGTCCACAGTACGGCTGCAAATCATTTTCACAATTGAATTACCAAAGGTCAGAATGATGGTATGAATTGAAAAATACTAAAGGATTTCAATTTACAGCAGAAGATAAGTGAGCAAATCCCATATTGTTTAGATCTTCTTTCATGGATCCAAACTTATGACTCATGAttaattgtgtctgtgtgttcagctcTGTTGATCAGGTTATTGTATAAAGACTCAATGTTACATGAATGCTTGATCCCATGGAATAACAACGTCCAGGGGACCATTACATCACTAAATGATTCACCACAGCAAAACCAACCAGTTATCTTATtgattttcatctttaaaaactcAGCGGCTCCTGTGTTGAAGCAGCGGAGGCTGTGATGAGCCGTCAAAACTCCCACAGCCTCATCTAAAGGTTTGATGAGAGTTCAGTTTACTGTGTGACGAACAGAACTAATGCAACAAATTCTACTTTTacaagcactttttttttactgaaatacTTAAAGTGCAGAAGTTGGTCAAATATCAGGGAAGAAtctataaatgttattttagaaATGAATTTCGAAAATTACTCTgctaattataaataaaatttatgaataaatctagtttttattattatgaactatatgaatgttaatgttttgtAAAATCTCGACGTGTATGTCGAATTTATATTGTAATAACCACACCCTCGgtttaaaatgtcaatg comes from the Hippoglossus hippoglossus isolate fHipHip1 chromosome 6, fHipHip1.pri, whole genome shotgun sequence genome and includes:
- the LOC117763070 gene encoding probable polypeptide N-acetylgalactosaminyltransferase 8, whose protein sequence is MRAAWINRPALLLAGIALVFNVGMFLKEGTYPELDATRGTKSLSELDTRLSNMYKMLEDFGLKQDAMLKMLENDRNRSGKAVEAKQQPQGQKQPEQKEQPEQKEQPETKIQKAPGAVKYKKLFPDSALFKQWGENLSEDEQREAEDLFQKYGYNAFLSDRLPLDRVLQDTRDPRCVKKTYAKDLPSLGVVLIYLNEALSVIKRALRSIIDRTPENILKEIILVDDSSSHEDLKGDLDQHVESLERENPTLLITRVRHSAQRGLAYARVSGWGAATADVVAILDAHIEVHEMWAEPLLTQIKADRTVVVSPVFDKVNFHDLKVIQYHPSAHAFDWTLWCMYERFRPEYYKLNDSSLPGKSPSVMGILVADRTFLGEIGVLDDGMKVYGGENVELGIRVWTCGGSVEVVPCSKIAHIERNHKPYMLNLSPAMKRNTLRVAEIWMDEYKHNVNLAWNLPFKNHGFDIGDVSERKKLRERLGCKPFKWYLENVYPELDPWDNILAYGGMKNLDANMCLDQGPVPGHRPIAFHCHYYGPQFTYYRTTGELYIGGIKSHKYDDNQCLTDVGETETEPGLYDCKEAIQKGMGIYWDFNQGKELKNRQTKRCLEIKDAKLLIQECSGQRWKVQSIIKAF